The Nocardioides sp. cx-173 genome segment GCCGCGCCGCACCACGGTGAGCACAGGGCTGTCGAAAGAGTTGAGCAGCTCGAAGAATGCCTGCGCGTCGCGCTCCGGCACCGCGAGGTCGAGCTGGCGCTCCCCGCTGGCGCCGAAGGTGTCGTCGAGCCCGGGGGCGGCGACCACCGTCACCGCCTGGAGGGCCGGCTCCCCCGGCCCGCCGGGGCCCGGGGCCTGCGGGTCGGTCGAGCGCGCGACGATGAAGACGTCGACGACCGAGCCGGCGCCGACCGAGGCCGGCACCCGCTCCGCTGAGACGGAGATCGGCACCTGGAGGGTGTCGGTCTGCTCGGCCGGGCCGACCGCGCCCCGCGGCAGCAGCTCGCCCTCCCCGACGCCGCGCAGCAGCTCCAGGTCGGCGGGCAGGGCGTCGTCGCTGGTGAAGTAGCGGTCCAGCTGCGCGTCGTCGGCGAAGCGCACCCGGTGGGCGACCAGGTCGTCCTCGGTGACCAGGTCGCCGGCGCCCATGTCGGTCGCGACGCCCCACACCGAGACCGTGTCGTCGGCGGCGGCGAGCAGGCGCGCGCCCCCGACGACCGAGGCCGCGACGATCGCGACGCCGATCCACAGGCGCGGGTCGCGCCAGCCCGGCGTGGCCGCACGCACCGCGGGCGGTGGTGGCGCCGCGCCCGGGCTCCCGAGGTTCCTGGACACGAGCACATCATGCCTCCGTCGGCCGCCCCGGTCACCCGCTCCTCCACAGGGGTACGGCGGTCAGGTGTCACGGCTGGGGCGCAAGGTGCGACCATGGGCCCATGCCCGACACGCCCCGCTTCCTGACGCTGGCCGACGTGGCCGAGGTTCTCAACACCTCCAGCGCCCAGGTCTACGCGCTGGTCCGCCGCGGCGACCTGCCCGCGATCAAGATCGGCGGGCGTGGGCAGTGGCGCGTGGAGTCCAGCATGCTGGAGGACTACATCGCCCGGATGTACCAGCAGGCCGAGGACTACGTGGCCAAGCACCCGTTCGTGGAGTCCGAGGCGC includes the following:
- a CDS encoding helix-turn-helix domain-containing protein encodes the protein MPDTPRFLTLADVAEVLNTSSAQVYALVRRGDLPAIKIGGRGQWRVESSMLEDYIARMYQQAEDYVAKHPFVESEAPE